A part of Eremothecium sinecaudum strain ATCC 58844 chromosome VII, complete sequence genomic DNA contains:
- the GPI13 gene encoding mannose-ethanolamine phosphotransferase GPI13 (Syntenic homolog of Ashbya gossypii AGR126C; Syntenic homolog of Saccharomyces cerevisiae YLL031C (GPI13)), with protein MRDMVNTKLDEALLLKSVLIGNDGGRKIARLHNDRFRATHTIYILFLLSLAILQFIAIAFFARGFLLTRKVLDDAATFAGYENRHYGKFNKTVILVVDALRFDFVIPVDNSSAKYNPNYHNNLKALYDYSENSVLLKFMADPPTTTLQRLKGLTTGSLPTFIDAGSNFNGDTIVEDNLLMQMHQNNKTVFFVGDDTWEALFNPYLSEKSEPYESLNIWDFDTVDTGVISYFQQHLINNKNETKEWDVLIGHMLGIDHVGHKYGPSHYSMLEKQNQVDQFIRSIIGSIDDDTLLVVMGDHGMDHTGNHGGDSKDELESVLWLYTPKKDVWNRKDPKFYNLTDAGASYPQVNQIDLVPTLSLLLGLPIPFNNLGWPIDEIASTEKERQFFNYLTLQQLEKYRKTSQITTGTAKDKVLDRLYTNANVSMKGSSEYQEILLEACKDQWARFDYHSIGHGILLLVLSLILLITVTRLIPSIVVGKMVSELVSNIFMMTLISNVCYLGTFYVLGQPEFLSGWFWSSLLATASGIVVGCFVSIFDRYNLTWLAFRFIEEFSDYWSRIAAMLITLHAVLFTSNSFVIWEDKIVSFLLITFGVLCLYEFTFLPRRQYTTAILAAGLGDKQGTVSGATSGQANSEALPLGRFARIIGGYHSIVLILCTRLASMITICREEQGQFCTPNFNSDNNYSLTVISICLLLVFATPSCVKGYYNISSSYQTAAPLWIGMLMKSVLFMNFIYWALTAYENSPGNELLDFGIFKLTISRIVFGISLIAANVGWMMGPLCIKLNIHNNDDKSQQATILGYHNVYGAQYFLLVINFFMCIMLFSKPMAQISLFLMCNQLLSILEIIDLLKLKENLIGPVAIGLLSYQQFFSTGHQATIPSVQWDMGFILTERITFPFTHIGIIFNTFGPHIICGIAVALLTLLKQPPGVLRSNTLLARVVSNCGMLLVYHTVLCLSSFIWVTNFRRHLMVWKIFCPRFIFAALTLIVTQLVVTFITVAFAGGRLIRQINNIFWK; from the coding sequence ATGAGAGACATGGTGAATACAAAATTAGATGAGGCGTTGCTGCTGAAAAGTGTATTGATTGGCAATGATGGTGGCAGAAAAATCGCCAGGCTACACAACGATCGATTTCGCGCAACCCACACAATATATATCCTATTTCTACTATCCTTGGCAATTCTGCAATTTATTGCTATAGCATTTTTTGCTAGAGGGTTTTTACTTACAAGAAAGGTGCTAGATGATGCTGCTACTTTTGCAGGGTATGAGAATAGACACTATGGTAAATTCAATAAAACGGTAATATTAGTTGTTGATGCACTAAGGTTCGACTTTGTCATACCAGTAGATAATTCTTCAGCAAAATATAATCCAAACTATCACAATAACCTGAAAGCTCTGTATGATTATTCCGAGAATTCCGTGTTACTGAAGTTTATGGCTGATCCGCCGACTACAACGTTGCAAAGGCTAAAGGGCTTAACTACTGGGTCCTTGCCTACTTTTATTGACGCTGGATCTAATTTTAATGGTGATACTATCGTTGAAGACAATCTTTTAATGCAAATGCATCAAAATAATAAGACCGTTTTTTTTGTAGGGGATGATACTTGGGAAGCACTATTCAATCCATATCTATCCGAAAAGAGTGAGCCTTACGAATCTTTAAATATATGGGATTTTGACACGGTAGATACCGGCGTGATTTCATACTTCCAGCAGcatttaataaataataagAATGAAACAAAAGAATGGGACGTGCTAATTGGGCACATGCTGGGCATAGATCATGTTGGCCATAAATATGGACCAAGTCATTATAGCATGCTTGAGAAGCAAAACCAAGTGGACCAGTTTATTCGTAGTATAATAGGTTCAATTGATGACGATACATTACTGGTAGTAATGGGCGACCATGGAATGGACCATACAGGGAATCATGGGGGAGATTCAAAAGACGAGTTAGAGTCAGTTTTATGGCTTTATACTCCAAAGAAAGATGTCTGGAACCGTAAGGACCCCAAATTTTACAATCTTACTGACGCTGGTGCATCATACCCCCAAGTTAATCAAATTGATTTGGTCCCAACCTTATCGTTACTTTTAGGTTTACCAATTCCATTCAATAATTTGGGTTGGCCAATTGACGAAATTGCATCAACCGAGAAAGAACGCCAATTTTTCAACTATCTGACTCTCCAACAGCTTGAGAAATATAGAAAGACTAGTCAGATTACTACCGGAACTGCGAAGGACAAAGTGCTTGATCGGCTTTACACAAACGCTAACGTATCAATGAAAGGTTCATCAGAATACCAAGAAATTCTTTTAGAGGCTTGCAAAGATCAATGGGCTAGGTTTGACTACCATAGCATTGGTCATGGTATTTTACTCTTAGTGTTATCTTTGATACTACTAATCACAGTCACTCGTCTGATACCTTCAATTGTAGTTGGGAAAATGGTCTCAGAGCTTGTATCAAATATTTTTATGATGACGTTAATTTCTAATGTCTGCTACCTAGGAACTTTCTACGTTTTAGGTCAACCTGAATTTCTCTCCGGCTGGTTTTGGTCTTCTTTGCTCGCAACTGCATCTGGGATAGTTGTAGGATGCTTTGTTTCTATATTTGATCGCTATAACCTGACATGGTTGGCATTCAGATTTATTGAAGAGTTTTCAGATTATTGGTCTAGAATTGCAGCTATGTTAATTACATTGCACGCAGTTTTATTCACATCTAACTCTTTCGTCATATGGGAAGACAAAATTGTAAGCTTTCTACTCATTACATTTGGTGTGCTGTGCCTCTATGAATTTACATTTCTCCCAAGAAGACAATATACAACAGCAATATTGGCTGCAGGTCTAGGAGACAAACAGGGTACTGTTTCAGGCGCAACATCAGGACAAGCGAATTCTGAGGCATTACCTCTTGGAAGATTTGCAAGGATTATTGGTGGGTACCATTCAATTGTTCTAATACTCTGCACTCGATTAGCTTCTATGATAACAATTTGCAGAGAGGAGCAGGGTCAATTCTGTACGCCAAATTTCAATTCGGACAATAATTACTCATTAACAGTGATTTCGATCTGTTTATTGTTGGTATTCGCAACTCCATCATGCGTAAAAGGTTATTATAATATTTCATCTTCATACCAAACTGCTGCGCCATTGTGGATAGGAATGTTAATGAAGTCTGTACTATTCATGAATTTCATATATTGGGCATTAACTGCATATGAAAATTCACCGGGAAACGAACTATTGGATTTCGGGATCTTTAAATTGACTATATCCAGGATAGTATTCGGGATTTCTTTGATAGCTGCTAATGTTGGGTGGATGATGGGTCCGTTATGTATCAAGTTGAATATTCATAATAACGATGATAAGTCTCAACAGGCTACAATATTAGGTTATCATAATGTTTACGGTGCACAATACTTTTTATTGGTGATAAACTTCTTCATGTGTATTATGCTCTTCAGCAAACCCATGGCTCAAATCTCACTGTTCCTGATGTGCAATCAGCTATTATCCATTTTAGAAATCATTGATTTATTAAAACTAAAGGAAAACCTGATCGGACCTGTCGCAATTGGTTTATTATCGTATCAACAGTTTTTTAGCACAGGTCATCAGGCAACTATCCCTTCTGTCCAATGGGATATGGGCTTTATTTTAACGGAGCGTATAACTTTTCCGTTCACTCATATTGGCATAATATTTAATACCTTTGGCCCTCATATTATTTGTGGAATCGCAGTTGCACTGTTGACCCTGTTAAAACAACCACCAGGTGTCTTAAGGTCAAATACCCTTCTTGCACGCGTCGTTTCCAATTGCGGCATGCTGCTAGTATACCATACAGTATTATGTTTGAGCAGTTTTATCTGGGTAACCAATTTTAGGAGGCATTTAATGGTATGGAAGATATTCTGCCCTAGATTTATTTTCGCTGCTTTAACATTGATAGTAACACAATTGGTAGTGACATTTATCACCGTAGCATTTGCTGGCGGTAGACTTATCAGGCAAATAAATAACATTTTTTGGAAGTAA